Proteins found in one Kangiella sediminilitoris genomic segment:
- the murD gene encoding UDP-N-acetylmuramoyl-L-alanine--D-glutamate ligase, with translation MQTQAIDNKNRLILGLGQTGLSVARYLSAQNQPFKVMDTRTHPPGADELAKIDKDALVDWNGQKMLGYDQLVVSPGIAVTNPDIARAKDFGVEIVGDIELFAQANTTPVIAITGSNGKSTVTELVGLLLEASGNKALVGGNIGMPALELLQHSEKDAVSVLELSSFQLETTYTLQPAVATILNVSEDHLDRYADYKEYVEAKQRIFNHAKKIVVNAEDEVTQPGRTGADVTSFGFGSKSDWQVDLKNGALVGHHKKLMSLNELTLQGAHNALNVAAAFALLDAVGIPIDEAVIQSAKHYAGMPHRSQLVAVKNGVTFINDSKATNVGATVAAINSFAPKFNHKIVLIAGGDAKGSDLSSLADSINKHAKTLICFGKDGVEIASLAQDRSVIVENLSQAVEQAVASSKPGDCVLLSPACASWDMFKNYIERGEQFEQLVEAL, from the coding sequence ATGCAAACGCAAGCAATCGACAATAAGAACCGCTTAATTCTCGGTTTGGGACAAACCGGGCTTTCGGTTGCGCGTTATTTATCAGCACAAAACCAACCTTTCAAGGTCATGGATACCCGTACACATCCACCAGGAGCAGACGAGCTCGCAAAAATTGATAAAGACGCCTTAGTAGACTGGAATGGCCAGAAAATGCTTGGCTATGACCAGTTAGTGGTCAGCCCTGGAATTGCTGTGACGAATCCAGACATTGCAAGAGCGAAGGATTTTGGGGTTGAAATCGTAGGTGATATCGAGTTATTTGCACAGGCTAATACTACGCCAGTAATTGCGATCACAGGATCAAATGGTAAGAGCACGGTTACTGAACTGGTAGGTTTGTTGCTTGAAGCCAGCGGCAACAAGGCGTTGGTTGGCGGCAATATAGGTATGCCGGCGCTTGAACTGTTGCAGCATAGTGAAAAAGATGCAGTCTCAGTATTGGAACTTTCAAGCTTCCAACTTGAGACGACTTATACTTTACAACCTGCGGTTGCCACCATTCTGAATGTCAGTGAAGACCACCTTGACCGATATGCAGACTACAAGGAATACGTCGAGGCTAAACAAAGAATATTCAATCATGCCAAGAAGATTGTAGTTAATGCGGAAGATGAAGTAACACAGCCGGGTAGAACTGGAGCAGACGTCACTTCCTTTGGATTTGGCAGCAAATCAGATTGGCAGGTTGATCTGAAGAATGGGGCATTAGTTGGACACCACAAAAAGCTAATGTCCTTAAATGAGCTAACCCTGCAGGGTGCTCATAATGCTCTGAATGTCGCTGCAGCCTTCGCTCTACTTGATGCTGTAGGCATCCCCATTGATGAGGCAGTGATTCAGAGTGCAAAACACTATGCTGGTATGCCTCACCGTAGCCAGCTTGTGGCGGTGAAAAATGGGGTTACCTTTATTAATGACTCTAAGGCAACCAACGTTGGTGCTACAGTTGCCGCTATAAACAGTTTTGCCCCGAAATTTAATCACAAAATTGTATTAATCGCTGGTGGAGATGCAAAAGGTTCGGATTTGTCGAGTCTTGCGGACAGCATTAATAAACACGCTAAAACATTGATCTGTTTTGGCAAGGATGGTGTTGAGATTGCATCATTAGCACAAGACCGCTCAGTCATCGTGGAAAACTTGTCTCAGGCAGTGGAACAGGCTGTAGCTTCCAGCAAGCCCGGTGATTGCGTATTACTATCACCGGCCTGCGCCAGTTGGGATATGTTTAAGAACTACATCGAACGTGGTGAGCAGTTCGAGCAATTGGTGGAGGCGTTATGA
- the mraY gene encoding phospho-N-acetylmuramoyl-pentapeptide-transferase translates to MLTWLAEYLSEFYSGFNVFQYLTFRSILSVLTALGISLLVGPPMIRRLSSYQIGQTVRDDGPQTHLSKAGTPTMGGALIIVAIVLACLLWGELENRYLWVCLVAIVGFGLVGLADDYIKLVRKDPKGLIARWKYLWQSVIGAGIAIYLFYTASPQETQLLVPFVKDVMPQLGLMFVFMAYFVIVGTSNAVNLTDGLDGLAILPTVLVAGGLGIFAYLTGNQVFSEYLAIPYINGVGELVIFSAAIVGAGLGFLWFNTYPAQVFMGDVGALGLGAALGTIAVIVRQELVLFIMGGVFVIETVSVMLQVGSYKLTGKRIFKMAPLHHHYELKGWPEPRVIVRFWIISLILVLVGLATLKVR, encoded by the coding sequence ATGCTAACCTGGTTGGCAGAATATTTATCAGAGTTTTACTCAGGTTTTAATGTATTTCAATACTTGACGTTCCGCTCAATCTTGAGCGTGCTCACGGCATTAGGTATCTCGTTATTGGTGGGGCCGCCAATGATCCGACGCTTGAGTAGTTATCAGATCGGTCAGACTGTTCGTGACGACGGACCGCAGACACACTTGAGTAAAGCCGGTACACCAACCATGGGTGGTGCCTTAATTATTGTGGCTATCGTGCTGGCTTGCCTGTTATGGGGAGAGCTGGAAAACCGATATCTTTGGGTTTGCCTGGTCGCCATAGTGGGGTTTGGCCTAGTGGGCTTAGCCGATGATTATATTAAATTGGTTAGAAAAGATCCTAAAGGGCTTATCGCTCGCTGGAAATATCTGTGGCAGTCAGTGATTGGTGCTGGTATTGCAATATATCTCTTCTACACAGCCAGTCCGCAGGAAACTCAGCTGCTGGTACCCTTTGTCAAAGATGTCATGCCACAGCTTGGGCTGATGTTTGTATTCATGGCCTACTTCGTGATTGTTGGTACCAGTAATGCAGTGAATCTCACCGATGGCCTAGACGGGCTTGCCATTTTACCTACAGTTCTGGTCGCTGGCGGACTTGGGATATTCGCTTACCTTACTGGTAACCAGGTGTTCTCAGAATATCTTGCCATTCCATATATCAACGGTGTTGGAGAACTGGTAATTTTTTCAGCCGCTATTGTTGGTGCTGGCTTAGGCTTCCTGTGGTTCAACACCTATCCGGCGCAAGTCTTTATGGGTGATGTGGGAGCTCTTGGATTGGGCGCGGCGCTTGGCACAATTGCTGTGATTGTTAGACAGGAATTAGTCCTTTTCATTATGGGTGGGGTCTTCGTCATAGAGACCGTTTCTGTAATGTTACAGGTCGGTTCATACAAGTTGACTGGAAAAAGAATTTTTAAGATGGCGCCATTACATCATCATTATGAATTAAAAGGGTGGCCAGAGCCTCGAGTGATCGTGCGCTTCTGGATTATTTCATTGATCCTGGTGCTGGTTGGTTTAGCAACCCTGAAAGTACGTTAA
- a CDS encoding UDP-N-acetylmuramoyl-tripeptide--D-alanyl-D-alanine ligase, whose product MIPLTLSAIADFCAGQLIGNDLTVERVMTDSREDCTGSLFVALVGDRFDAHEFINTAKNQGASALMVSRQVESELPQILVKDTQKALGQLARFVRQEVNPKVIGITGSAGKTTVKELVASILRLKGNVLATQGNFNNHIGVPLTLLQLTQDHDYAVIEMGANHKGEIAYCASIAKPDVSVINNVEPAHIEGFGSIEGVAEAKSEIYQALGQDGTAIINLDCDFASQWQEEFIDCHKVTVSRHNDAHFSANNVHLNSEGSVTFDLTKRSIGSKDTVTVSLQLAGEHNVSNALVAAAICSQFDVDLELIKQGLETAGEVKGRLNHLRGLEGCLLIDDTYNASVGAVKAAIDVLTGHQGEHIFVFGDMKELGKDSAQYHKDIGLYAKDKGVEKLYVVGEDVKHTIKAFGENGKWFADKVALIDAIKEQITSQQIILIKGSRSARMEQVVQALIEPQLTDKRGG is encoded by the coding sequence ATGATTCCTTTGACTTTATCCGCAATTGCAGACTTCTGTGCCGGGCAGTTAATCGGTAATGACCTGACCGTTGAGCGCGTTATGACTGATAGCCGTGAAGATTGCACGGGCAGTTTATTTGTTGCATTAGTGGGAGACCGGTTTGATGCACATGAGTTCATCAATACCGCCAAAAACCAAGGTGCCTCCGCGCTAATGGTCAGCAGACAGGTTGAAAGCGAATTACCGCAAATACTGGTCAAAGATACTCAAAAGGCATTAGGCCAACTGGCCAGGTTTGTACGTCAGGAAGTTAATCCAAAAGTGATTGGAATTACTGGCAGCGCGGGAAAAACCACCGTAAAAGAGTTAGTCGCATCTATATTACGCTTAAAGGGAAATGTCTTAGCTACACAGGGTAACTTCAATAATCATATTGGTGTGCCATTAACTCTATTACAGTTAACCCAGGATCACGATTATGCAGTGATAGAAATGGGGGCTAACCATAAGGGTGAAATCGCCTACTGTGCCAGTATCGCCAAGCCGGATGTCAGCGTAATCAATAATGTTGAACCTGCCCATATCGAAGGATTCGGATCCATTGAGGGCGTGGCAGAAGCAAAGTCCGAAATCTATCAGGCTCTGGGGCAAGATGGAACAGCGATAATAAATCTGGACTGTGACTTTGCTTCACAATGGCAGGAAGAGTTTATCGACTGTCACAAAGTTACAGTATCTCGCCATAATGATGCCCATTTTAGTGCCAATAATGTCCACCTGAATTCAGAAGGCAGTGTGACATTTGATTTGACTAAAAGAAGTATTGGCAGTAAAGACACCGTGACTGTTTCATTGCAATTGGCAGGTGAGCATAACGTGTCCAATGCATTAGTTGCTGCAGCAATTTGTAGCCAGTTCGATGTGGACTTGGAACTCATTAAACAGGGGCTGGAAACAGCTGGAGAAGTCAAAGGACGATTAAATCACTTGCGGGGTCTGGAAGGCTGTCTATTGATTGATGACACCTATAACGCGAGTGTTGGAGCAGTAAAGGCTGCTATTGATGTTTTAACAGGACATCAAGGGGAGCATATTTTTGTCTTTGGCGATATGAAGGAGCTTGGGAAAGACAGTGCTCAGTACCACAAAGACATTGGTTTATACGCCAAAGATAAAGGCGTAGAAAAACTGTACGTCGTGGGAGAAGACGTCAAGCATACAATCAAAGCATTTGGGGAAAATGGCAAATGGTTTGCGGATAAAGTTGCTCTGATAGATGCAATAAAAGAACAAATAACATCACAACAAATAATTTTAATTAAAGGCTCGCGCAGTGCTCGCATGGAACAAGTAGTACAGGCGTTAATAGAGCCACAACTAACAGATAAGAGGGGAGGTTAA
- a CDS encoding UDP-N-acetylmuramoyl-L-alanyl-D-glutamate--2,6-diaminopimelate ligase, which produces MTKYLGSNFKPKTLSRVLKGLISKEQMGNLAEYEVAGVCLDSRAVTDDVLFIAYPGHVADGRNYFKQAVEAGAKAIVAEKEGLEEFVDLEHTSDSDVCLLNYQGIPLVAIKDLIQFSGIIAARFYGNPTRKMTVTGITGTNGKTSCCYLLAQALEFLHYPTLMLSTIGNGNPSALQVTQNTTPDAVTLQRICAEYLQQKNHYMTMEVSSHGLLQGRVNGVEFSVALFTNLSVDHLDYHGDMESYFQAKRQLFLKKDLKAVVINADDEYGCRLLQDSEIKCEKIAYSQRGEDKEIHKGHWITSENTYLSLQGIKADLHTPWGSAKLHSSLLGQFNLSNIMAVAGALGAMLGDSHKWIVALNSANSVPGRMQKFSGTGKPTIVVDYAHTPDALEKALEALRAHCSEGEVWAVFGCGGDRDNSKRPIMGKVAESHADKVIITDDNPRTEERESIVEMIRKGMANQETPYISSRLEAIKYALENAGPKDMILVAGKGHEDYQVIGTEKIHYSDLESVAELMEVTE; this is translated from the coding sequence ATGACTAAGTACCTGGGTAGTAACTTCAAACCAAAAACACTTTCACGAGTGTTGAAGGGACTGATTTCGAAAGAGCAGATGGGTAATCTCGCAGAGTATGAGGTTGCTGGGGTCTGTCTTGATAGTCGAGCTGTAACTGATGACGTTTTATTTATTGCCTATCCTGGCCATGTAGCCGATGGAAGAAATTATTTTAAGCAAGCTGTAGAAGCGGGCGCCAAAGCCATAGTTGCTGAAAAAGAGGGGCTTGAAGAGTTTGTGGATTTGGAGCATACCTCCGATAGTGATGTGTGCCTTTTGAATTATCAAGGTATTCCTCTGGTTGCCATAAAAGACCTGATACAGTTCAGTGGAATTATTGCAGCTCGATTCTATGGAAATCCAACTCGCAAAATGACCGTCACTGGTATTACAGGAACAAACGGTAAAACCAGCTGTTGCTATTTGCTGGCACAGGCGTTGGAGTTTTTACATTACCCCACCTTGATGTTAAGCACGATCGGTAATGGCAATCCCTCTGCGCTACAGGTGACACAGAACACAACACCGGATGCCGTAACCTTACAGCGAATCTGTGCTGAATATTTACAGCAAAAGAACCATTATATGACGATGGAAGTCTCGTCACATGGCTTATTACAGGGGCGCGTCAATGGGGTCGAATTTAGTGTCGCTCTATTTACAAACCTGTCAGTGGACCACTTGGATTATCACGGTGACATGGAGTCCTACTTTCAGGCCAAGCGTCAACTGTTTTTAAAGAAAGACTTAAAAGCTGTGGTTATCAACGCTGATGATGAATACGGCTGCCGTTTGTTGCAGGATAGTGAGATTAAATGTGAAAAAATTGCTTACAGTCAGCGCGGTGAAGATAAGGAAATTCATAAGGGGCATTGGATAACTAGCGAGAATACATACCTAAGCTTACAGGGAATAAAGGCCGATCTTCATACACCGTGGGGTAGTGCAAAGCTGCACTCCAGCTTGCTTGGGCAGTTTAACTTATCCAATATCATGGCAGTCGCTGGAGCATTAGGGGCCATGCTAGGCGACAGTCATAAGTGGATTGTCGCGTTAAACTCAGCAAACTCTGTTCCGGGTCGAATGCAGAAATTTAGTGGAACGGGAAAGCCAACTATCGTAGTCGATTATGCACATACACCTGATGCTTTAGAAAAGGCCCTGGAAGCTTTAAGAGCGCATTGCTCTGAGGGTGAGGTGTGGGCAGTTTTTGGCTGCGGCGGGGATCGAGATAACAGTAAAAGGCCTATTATGGGCAAAGTTGCTGAAAGCCATGCTGATAAGGTCATTATTACAGATGATAACCCACGGACTGAAGAGCGTGAATCAATAGTCGAGATGATTCGCAAGGGTATGGCCAATCAAGAGACTCCTTACATTAGCAGCCGTCTGGAGGCGATCAAGTATGCTCTTGAAAATGCAGGGCCGAAGGACATGATTCTTGTGGCTGGCAAAGGGCATGAGGACTATCAGGTGATTGGTACTGAAAAAATCCATTACAGCGACTTAGAGTCTGTGGCGGAGTTGATGGAGGTAACTGAATGA